The genomic region CCGCGATACAAGAGGAAGGTCACGTCCGAGCCGAGTTCGGCGGCCAACGGCATTAGCGCCGCCGTGTCCACGCCGTACAGCACGGACATACCCAAAAGCACGGCCGCGGCGTCCGCGGCAGAGCCGCCCAGCCCCTTGCCGACGGGGATCTCTTTTTGGACCACGATATCCACGCCGTTGGTGTCGAAGGCGGCCACGAACGCTTTGGCGGCCCGCAAGGCGTTGTCTTCCACGCCCTCTTCCCACTTGAGGTTGGTGGTGCAGTCCTTGTCGCGCCGCGCCGCGAGGTACACGGTGTCGTGCAGATCGATGGTCTGCATCAGGGAATCTATCTCGTGCAGACCGCGTTCCTCGTCCCTCTCGCCGATGGACAAAGTGATATTGATTTTTCCGTATGCAAGTACATTAAGTTTTTTCATAGATACAGTATAGCATAATTTTCGCCCCGATGTATAGCCCCGAGGGGTTTTGTCAATGATTTTTTTGCAAAAGAAGCGAAAAAAGGGAGGCAGATATGAGCAAAAAAGCAATCAAGTACATAATTTCGGCCCTCGTGGCGGCCCTCGCGCTCGCGGTCATCGCCGTATTGGCGGTGGGTTGCGGCAACCCGAACGACGAATATTTGCGCCTGCATATACGCGCCAACGGCAACAGCCGAGAGGAACAGGCGGTCAAACTCGAGGTGCGCGACGCCGTGGTCGCCTATCTCACGCCCCTTGCAGAGGGGGTGAAGACCAAACGCGAAATGCAGAGGTTATTGTCCGATAAATTGGACGAAGTGACGCGAATTGCCGATGACGTACTACGGCAAAACGGTTACGTGTACACATCCAGCGCCTATTTTTCGTACGAGGAGTTTCCCACCAAAACCTACGGGGATCTCACGCTCGAAAAGGGCTATTACGACGCGCTTATCGTCGAATTGGGCACGGGTGCGGGCGATAATTGGTGGTGCGTGGCGTTTCCCCCGCTGTGTTTTGTGGCGGGCGAAGACGTCGAGGGGGACGAAGTGGTGTATCGTTCGGCCATCGCCGAGTGGTTTCGCAAAAATTGCAAATAGGGGTTGTCGCCCTTATGGGCGGCTTCGGGGCGAAAAACTGCGAATACATAAAGGAAGGGAAGATATGAGAAGAAGAAACGCATTGATCGTTATGTGTATGTTGTGGGTGTGCGCCGTGGCCTTGGTGGCGTTCGTGCCCGCCCCCGAGACGGCGGACGCCGCCGCTCTCAAACAGGGTTCCACCGGCTCGTTGGTGCGCACGGTGCAGACCAAACTCAAAAATTGGGGCTATTACACGGGCACGGTAGACGGCGTGTACGGCGCCAAGACCGTGGCGGCCGTCAAGTATTTTCAGCGCAAAAACGGCCTCACGCAGGACGGCGTGGTCGGTCCCGCCACGGCGGCCAAGATGGGCGTCACCTTGTCGTCCTCGGGTACGACGGGTTACAGCAATTCGGACGAATATCTGTTGGCGCGGTGCGTGTACGCCGAGGCGCGGGGCGAGCCTTACGTGGGACAAGTGGCGGTGGCGGCGGTCATTCTCAACCGCGTCCGTAGCAGCAGTTTCCCCAACACCATTTCGGGCGTCATCTACCAAAGCGGCGCCTTTACGTGCGTGGCCGACGGCCAAATCAACCTTACGCCTAACGATAGCGCGTTCAAGGCCGTGCGCGACGCGATGAGCGGGTGGGATCCCACCAACGGGTGCTTGTACTACTACAACCCCGCCACGGCGACCAGCAAGTGGATATGGTCGCGCGAGGTGCATCTCACCATCGGCCGTCACAGTTTTTGCGTATAGGAGGTGGGTATGGACGTGGCGAAAAGAACGCCGAAATGGATGATCGGCTTGGCAATCGTATTGGCGGTGACCGCTATCGCCTTGGGCGTCGCTTGGGGCGTGACGAGTAGACGTGCGCAGGCCGAGACCGCTCGGCTCACGACGCGGCTCGAAAACGGATACAAACAAAACTACTATCAACTGTGCTACAACGTGGGCAACCTCTCGGCCTATCTCAACAAGTTGACCGTGGCGGCCTCGCCGACCATGCAAATGCAACTCTTGGGGCAAATCAACGGGGAAGCGGCGGCGGCAGGCGCGGCCTTGGCGGCGTTGACCTCGGTGGACGACGACGCGCGCAAGACGACCAAGTATATCAACCAAGTGGGCGACTATTGCCTGCGGTTGCAGTACGCTCTGGCCGAGGGCGGCACGCTCGGACAAAAGGAAAAGGAGAACTTGGCGGCGCTCTATACCGTCATTATGCAGATGGAAGCGGGCTTGGACGAGGTCAAAACGCAGGTAGACCAAGGCAACTTCGACTTCGTGGGCGCCGAGGAGAACAACGTTTTCGCCCGCACGGTGGCCTCGTTCGAGGCCGAAACGGTGGCGTACCCCGCCCTTATCTACGACGGTCCCTTCTCGGACGCGCTGGACCGTGCCGAGCCGCTGGGCTTGACGGGCGAGGCGATCACACGCGAGGACGCCGAGGCCAAAGTGGCCCTGTACCTTCCCACCGAATATACCCTTTCCTACGCGGGCGACCTGAGCGGCAAGATAGAGGCCTACCGCTTCGAGGCCGAGACGGCGTACGGACGTTACTACCTCGACGTCACCAAGACGGGCGGGCACTTGCTCAACCTGTCCGCGGACGCCGAGCCGCAGGACACCGTCTACACCGCCGAGGAATGCAGCGCCTACGGCTTGGGGTATCTCGAACGCATCGGCCTCGAGGGAATGCACGCGGTTTGGGCGTCCAACTACAACAGCGTCTACTATATCAATTACGCCTACACCGAGGGCGACGTGGTGTGTTATAGCGACCTCGTCGTGCTCAAAATCAACGCCGAGACCAAGACCTTGGTGGGCGTAGAGGCGCGCAACTACCTGATGAACCATCGCGCCCGCACCATCGCCGCGCCCGCCGTGACGGCCGCCGAGGCCGAGGCCGCGGTCAGCCAAAACGTACGAATTGATGGGGTACGTATGGCCCTAATTCCGACCGAAGGCGGCGACGAGCGCCTCACCTACGAACTGTCGGGCACCACCTCGGACAATCGCTATTTCATCTACGTGGACGCCCAAACGGGCCGCGAATACAAGATCCTCCGCGTCATCGACAGCACCGAAGGTCAACTGCTACTATAAGCGGCAAAATCCTTTCAAAAAAGAAAAACCGCACTTTGCGTGTTACGCAAGGTGCGGTTTTATATCCGTAAGAGGGGATAGACGCGGCGTCGTATCGCGGCAAAAAGGCGTCCGGTACGCCGAGGCGAATGCGGCAAGTCGCCGTTCGATAGCGTGCGACGGTGCTTTTGCTCCGATTATTGCCCGCGCACCACGCCCACGAATAGCCCCGCGTCTATCGCGCCGAAGAAGCGGCTGTCCGTGCTGCTGCCTCGGTTGTCGCCCAGCACGTACACGCGCCCCTCGGCCACTTTGGTAGCGGATACGGGGTATACGGTATATACCTTTTCGCTACCATGCGCCTCGGCGTAGGCCTGTGCGTAGGCCGTCGTGGCGTCGTCCAATTCGTTTTTGTTGAGCATCAGCAGATCTTCCTCGACCGCCGTGCCGTTGCGGTATAGCCGCACGAGGTTGGCGCCCTCCGCCTGTTCGGCGCGCAGTTCCACCGTGTCGCCGCCCAAGGCCACGACGCGCTTCACCAATATGGAGTAGCCGCCGCTGTATTTTTCGGGTATTTTCAATCCCCATATCGGCATACTGCGCGCAAATCCGTTGCCGCCGTAGTATTCCGCCGAGGGCAGTTTCTCGTCTTCGCGCAGTTGATCGGTGACGAGGAAGAAACACGCCACGTCGCCCACTTGGGGTTTTTGGGTGGTATTGACGTAGATGAGTTGTCCGTCTTTGAGCGTGGGGCTCATACTGCCGCCGCTGACCACGAGGGGGCGGAACCACATAAAACGCACCGTCGTGACGCCGAGGAAGACGACGGCGACGGTGACGACGCACAAGGCGACGATGGCGATAATTTGTAACGAACGTTTTTTCATAATCTCTTTTTTGACGCGTTTGCGCCTCGCCGGTTCTCCGTGTTTCGAGCGGTGAGCGCATAGGTTTCGCAGGTGTAAACGGGGCGTTTCGAGCGAGGTTTCGCCCCCTCGTCCGCGCCTGACGGGCATCCGTCGGCGGTTTGCCTTGCCGAAGGCGCATCTTCGCGCCCCCCGAACTCTATATCTTGTGTCCTTTTGCGCCCATTGTACCGCAAAACGGCGCAAAATAGGCGATTTGGGGCAAAACTTAATAAAATCTTAGCCATAATACACCTTGCAACTTAATGAAAAAAATGGCATAATAAGGCGAACTATTCTCTTTGCGCGTATAATATATATACTATTGTGTGTATTGCGTGTGAAGTCGGTGATAAAATCGTGAAAAGCTTGTCTGCCGAGGCGCCCAGGGCGCCCTTGGCGCATAAGAAGGAGTAGATATGAGACACAACGTCCAATCCAACCAATCCAATCAGTCGAAGACAACTCGCACAGCCGCCGTCGTAGCGGTGCTGCTTTTGATATTGACGGTCACGGCCGTCATCGCCCTCTATGCGGTCAGCGCCGACCTTGCGGCCGCCTCGGGCGCCGCCTACGCCCAATCGTCCGCGTCGGACGCCAACGTGATGGATGGTAGCGCGTTCCTCGACCAGGCCAGCGCCGAGGATTGGAAGTACTACTATATCGACGGCTCCACCTATGATCCTTCTTCGAGTTTCGCCGACAGTTCCGATATCGGCAATTTCTCTATCTCTTCTCCCATCGCCGGCAGTTACTTCACCGCTTGGCAAGAAGAAGATAACAACGACGGTAATTCCAATCCGTACAACCAAGCTTCGGACGGTCTCTATTACGACAACAAAGGCATTACTTCGGGCGCCACTTTGATGCGCGCTTGGATCAATTTCAAAATCCCCAACAACCTTTTGCGCGTGATGAAGCTCGGCCTCGTGTCTATCTCCACCGCCGCCACCGTGGGCACCAGCTCGTCCTCTTCGTGCGCTTGTGCCGCCGCCGCCATCAACTTCGGCTCCGCGGCGAAGAGTTCTTCTTCGCAGTACAACGGTACGGGCGTTTCTTTCTCCACCGCGCAGTCGAACGGCGGTTCCAACGGTTCGGATTCCACCGGCGTCAGCAAGACGATTTCCGCCTCGGACGTGGCCACCGCCGTGTCCGGTCTCAGCGAAGGCAGCGCCTATATGTACGTGTGCTATTCCATCGGTCACGACGGCTACTTCAACCTCTTCGGTACTTGGTGGATCGCCGCCAATACCTACGTCAAGAACGCCAGCCTTTCCATGACCATCGCCCAGCCCAAAATCAAAGTCGGTTTGTCCACGCCCACCACGGCCGGTCAAGCGGGCAACCGCGCCAATATCTACCAAAAGGTAACGGTCAACAGCTCCGCCGTCAGCCAGACCGACTGGTCCACCTACACCTTTACCAAGTACAATAGCACCTTCGCCGTGTCGGCCACCGCGGATACCTACTACAACGGGCCCACCCTCTACCGCGGTACCAGCGGTTCTTTGTCCTCTACGTTCGGCACGGCCATGAGCGGCACCAGCTGCACCGTCAACTTGTCCAATATGGTCAGCACGTACAAGCACAACGGATATATAGCGGCGTACTATACACCCAAGAGTTACACGCTGTATTTGTACGATATGAACGGGGTGACGGGCGGTAGCGCATTTACGTTCTCGTCGTACAATGGTACGGACGGTACCTACGGCAAATACAAGACCTATACGATTTACCACGACAACACCTTCAGCATCCCCGTCGCCAGCACGATAGGCTCCAACGTGGGCAGTTTCGCCAAGTGGGTGAAGATTTCCGGTCCCGGCGCGGCCAGCTACGGCGACGGCCAATCCATCGCCGGCAACCTGATTACGGGCGAAATGAAGTACAAGGCGTCGTTCGCATCTTACGGCATACAAAATACGCCCACCGGGCAGAAATACTACGACCAGTGGGACACGAGCGCCCGTACCTACTACGTTACGGGCAACGCTACGTTCGGCAAGTCGGACGAGGCTCTCGCGGGCACGCACTACAGCACCATTACCATCACCTATGATGCGTTTTCGGGCTACAAAGGCGTCAACAGTTCGGGTACCGTGTCCTATACCATCGACGGCGTGTATGCCAAATACACTTCCGGCCCCCTCAACGGCGTGGAGATAGCCTTGGACGTAGCCAGCGGTACGCGCACGTACAAGTTGCCCTATTGTTGCGGCAACTACTACATATACAGCAGTTGGAAATATTCGCCCACGCAATATAATATTAAGTGGTACAAGAGTGACCAATCGACCATCATCAGCCAGCCGGGTAGTGAAGTCAGCGGCTATTTTACTTATTATTTGGCGGGCACCAGCATCGCGGGCGCCCAGTTCCCCTACCCCAGCGGTTACGTTTCGTCCGGTTACGTCTTTGCCGGTTGGTATACCAAGGGTACCAACACCCTCAAGATGAGCATCACGACGAGCGATACCGGCAACAAGGAGTTGTATTTTAAGCAAGAATATTATAGGAAAACGTGGACTACCGCCGGCGGTTATGTCGATGGTAATAGCTCCGGTACATACAGCGGTAGTACTACTTTGGATTGGGGCTCCTATTGCGGCAATATTTCGGGTAGCTATGGTTATTCCTATTCAATTAGTGTGAGCACCAATGCGGTCACCAATGGCATTTACGTACGATTAGATCGTAATAATGGTGTTCGTAGCAGTACTTATACTATCAGTTGTGGCACGCTGACTTTGAGTGCTGGGGGAACCAGCAAAACGGCGTCCGGTACCGCTTATTATGAAAAAGGTGGTTCGGCCTGGCCGTGGTCCGGCGGTTGTGATGAGACGCGTTACAGTAGCATTTCCGCACAGTCCTGGTCCGGTATCAGCGGCAGATCGGTTGCGCTTAGTTGGAGTTGTCCATATAGCAATGGTGGCGGCTACACTTGGGTCAATCATTGCATCAAGAGTTGCTCGGCTGTGACCTTTACCGCTGACATCAGTTTGTCGCGTTCTAGTCAGACCGCCGTGCGCAAAGTGACGTACACCGGCGGCGGCACTAATTATTATACGTACGTAAAAAGCGGCGACACCGTGTACGTTCCCGCCGCCGTATTCGGCACCATATCGGCGGGCAAGCGGTTTGACGGGTGGAAAAACGGTTCCACCTTGTACAATTACGCCAGCGGCTCCTACCAAAAGTCGATAAGCGTCTCCTCGGATACCACGCTCACCGCGTCGTTCACCACCGAGAACTACGTCATACCCACCTACGACGTCTATTTCTGCAACGATACGGTCAAAGGCACGCTGACAGCCGCGCAGAAGAGCGCCTATCTCACCAATAGCAAGATATCCACCGGCAACAAAGTGAAGATATGTCGCGCGCCGCTCTATACGGCGCACGGCTCCAACGTCGATTTGTCAAGCGTTTACGAAAAAGCGGCGGGCGCCTATTCGGGCGGCACCGACGCCGAGATCAACAACCCCAATTCGGACGACAACTTCACCCAAAAGGGTTGGTACACCGACGACAGTTGTTCTTCGTCCGCCGGCAGTTCGGTCGGCAGTTCTCTCACCAAATCGGCCAACCCCTACTACCTCAAGTGGACGTTGGACGCACCCGCTTTGTCCGGTCTCGTCTCCAGCCCCACCGCCGTCAATTACGGCGAGGGCTTCCACGATTTGGACAGTTATATCACGTTGTCCATGGGCGACAACAGCGCGTCTTTCCCCGCCTATACCGAGAAGGTGTGGGTGCCCAGCAGCGGCAGCAACAACTTCTGGTTCAACGGCAGCAGTTACGCCACGTTCAACGATACGACCAAGTTGTACACCTTCGACGAGAAGTACAATCGTATCTACGACGTCGGCGCCAGTTATTATAGCGGCAACAGCACCAAGGTCTACTACTACTGCATCGGTTATTCCGTCATCAACGTAGCCGGTACTTGGCTCATCAGTTGCTCCGCCACCAGCTCCACGTCGGGCACCAACCGCGTGGATCCCGTCATCAATCCCATCGCGTTGACCTTGACGTTCAACCAGACTTCGGCGTATTACAAGGCCGCCGCCTACGACATTGCCGACCTCATCACGGTCTCGGCCGCCAACGGCGTGCCCGCCAATACGTACGCCATCGAAAAGAGCCGCGACTGCACTTGGTACGGATACAACTCCACGACGCCCTCTTCTTCCGTCAAATATTACGGCGGCGTCCAGCTCGGCACGCCCGCCACCAGCTTCACCAGACGCAACAGCGCGTTTTCCGACTCTCGTACGGATTACTACGCCAACTCCATTCGCAACGCGGGCACCTACACGATGAGTAGTTACTATATTCTCAAGAAGAGTGCCGACAGCAGCAGCACGTCCTCTTCGGACGAAAACCTCAACTATATTTGGTCCAACACGACCGACAGCGACAAGCGCAAGTTGGTGACCAACAGCAGTACCCAATTCACGGTGCTGCCCATTTCGCTTACCCTCACCGCGCTCACCTATTACAAGGACTTCGGCACCACCACCACGACCAACAAAAAGACGTTCTACAACGAGGCCTCGTCCGGCTATCCCAGCTACGACCCCACCAAGTTGTGCCTTGACGTCGCCGGCTTGCACGCCAACGACGCAGGCAACTCCACCTACAACGCCATCGCTTCGGCCTTGTCCGTCGGCTCGAAGACCGCGGCGGGCAACTACGATATGCTCTTGACGGAGAGCAATATCGACGCCTACGTGCGCAACAACTATGCTATCACGGTCAAGGGCGCGTGTATGTACGCCACTCTGGCCAACGCCGTCAAGAACGCCTACTATTCGCACACCTTCGACGCCACGCTTTCGGGCGGCGTGTACACCATTCCCCACCTGTACGACATCGAGCCCAAGGCCATCTCCATCTCCGCCACCAAGAGCGGCTTGGACAGCAGCAATAAGGGTACTTTCGACGGCAACGTCCACGGCTACACCTTGGCCTTTACGGGCTTGGTCTCGGGCAGCAACGTGCGCTTGGTCAAAGTGCTGACCTCGGGCAGAACGGGCACCATGACCTACGGCGGCAATACCGTCAACTACAAGGACATCACGTCCGCCGCCGCCAGCTACACGGTCGGCATGAAGGACGCGGGCAGCTACAGCTACACCGTCGCCGTGACCGAGGGCACCAACGCCTTGGTCGTTCCCGTCAACAAAAGCTTCTTCGATCCCACGACCGACTACGCCGTGGGCGATTACGTCATCTACGACACCGACCTCACCGACAACACCGCCGGCAAGGCCTATCGCTGCAAGGCGGCGCACACCGCCGGCGCTTGGACCGCCTCCCACTTCGAGGAAGTGTCCGTCGGCACTCTCACCAACTACGCCGTTTCCAATGCGTATCTCACCACGCAATCCTGGACCATCAACAAGAAGGCCCTCACCATATCGACCTCCAACGTAGGCGCGGCCACCGGCTCCGCGTATGCCGCCGCCGCACGCGGCTACAACGTCCAATTCGTCGGTCTCGTCCTGCGCTCGGGCGACAGCGACGGCTCGGGCGAGGCGGTCAAGATCACCTATTCCACCGGTTATACCTCGGGCGGCACCACCTACGCGGCTTTTGCCACGCATACGGCGTTGGTGTCCAATAGCACCGTCATCAAGACGGGCACCAACTACGCCTTCACGTCCACCAACGCGGGCACCTACGGCGTGTCCTTTACCGCCGTAGCGCAGACCTTCTCGGACGGCCAAACCACTAACACGGGCTTGCAGAGCCTGTACGTCTCGGATAGCAAGTACTATCGCGAGACCGCTTTCGGCACCGCCACGGGCACCAACTACAGCATCAGTCAGACCGCCAACTACACCATCGCCAAGAAGGCCTTGACCGCCACTTGGAAGAAGAGCACCGACTCCACCACGGTCACCACCGCGCAGAGTTACGAGTACACGGGTAGCGCCTACGGCTACAACCTCACCGTGAGCGGTTTCGTGGCGAATGAGGCCGTGGACAACGTCGCCTTGACGATGAGCGTCACCAGCAAGGCCAACGGCACGCTCAAAAAGGCCGCCGCCGCCGATACTTCCGTC from Clostridia bacterium harbors:
- a CDS encoding stage II sporulation protein R, which encodes MSKKAIKYIISALVAALALAVIAVLAVGCGNPNDEYLRLHIRANGNSREEQAVKLEVRDAVVAYLTPLAEGVKTKREMQRLLSDKLDEVTRIADDVLRQNGYVYTSSAYFSYEEFPTKTYGDLTLEKGYYDALIVELGTGAGDNWWCVAFPPLCFVAGEDVEGDEVVYRSAIAEWFRKNCK
- the sleB gene encoding spore cortex-lytic enzyme yields the protein MRRRNALIVMCMLWVCAVALVAFVPAPETADAAALKQGSTGSLVRTVQTKLKNWGYYTGTVDGVYGAKTVAAVKYFQRKNGLTQDGVVGPATAAKMGVTLSSSGTTGYSNSDEYLLARCVYAEARGEPYVGQVAVAAVILNRVRSSSFPNTISGVIYQSGAFTCVADGQINLTPNDSAFKAVRDAMSGWDPTNGCLYYYNPATATSKWIWSREVHLTIGRHSFCV
- the lepB gene encoding signal peptidase I, which gives rise to MKKRSLQIIAIVALCVVTVAVVFLGVTTVRFMWFRPLVVSGGSMSPTLKDGQLIYVNTTQKPQVGDVACFFLVTDQLREDEKLPSAEYYGGNGFARSMPIWGLKIPEKYSGGYSILVKRVVALGGDTVELRAEQAEGANLVRLYRNGTAVEEDLLMLNKNELDDATTAYAQAYAEAHGSEKVYTVYPVSATKVAEGRVYVLGDNRGSSTDSRFFGAIDAGLFVGVVRGQ
- a CDS encoding germination protein YpeB, giving the protein MDVAKRTPKWMIGLAIVLAVTAIALGVAWGVTSRRAQAETARLTTRLENGYKQNYYQLCYNVGNLSAYLNKLTVAASPTMQMQLLGQINGEAAAAGAALAALTSVDDDARKTTKYINQVGDYCLRLQYALAEGGTLGQKEKENLAALYTVIMQMEAGLDEVKTQVDQGNFDFVGAEENNVFARTVASFEAETVAYPALIYDGPFSDALDRAEPLGLTGEAITREDAEAKVALYLPTEYTLSYAGDLSGKIEAYRFEAETAYGRYYLDVTKTGGHLLNLSADAEPQDTVYTAEECSAYGLGYLERIGLEGMHAVWASNYNSVYYINYAYTEGDVVCYSDLVVLKINAETKTLVGVEARNYLMNHRARTIAAPAVTAAEAEAAVSQNVRIDGVRMALIPTEGGDERLTYELSGTTSDNRYFIYVDAQTGREYKILRVIDSTEGQLLL